In Desulfuromonas sp., the genomic stretch CGCAAGAAAATGTGTTACCTGCCCCAGCAGTTCAAGAACCCCGCCAACCCCCGCGTCCACGAGCAGACCACCGGCCCGGAGATCCTCCAGGCCCTGGACGGCAAGGTGGACGCCTTCGTCGCGGGGGTAGGCACCGGCGGCACCATCACCGGGGTGGGCCACGTCCTCAAGGCCCACAACCCGGCGGTCCGCATCGTCGCCGTGGAACCCGCCGACTCCCCCGTCCTCTCCGGCGGAGACCCGGGGCCCCATCAGATCCAGGGCATCGGGGCCGGATTCGTGCCCGACGTCCTCGACACGACGATCTACGGGGAAGTCATCACCGTCACCAACGACGAGGCGATGAGCACCGCCCGCCGCCTGGCCAGGGAGGAGGGCATTTTCACCGGCATCTCCGCCGGCGCCAACATTTTCGCCGCACTCAAGGTGGCCAAGGACCTCGGCCCCGGCAAGAACCTGGTCACCGTCCTCTGCGACACCGGCGAGCGCTACCTGTCGACGGGCATATACGACTGATTTTCCCCCGGGGATGGAGTTGGCTCCATCCCCCTCTCGGAGAAGAGACGCGCATTGACCGGCACGCCCCTCGCCGCCAAGGCTCAAAAGCTCGGCACGGCCCTGGCCGAGATGACCCGGGTGGCGGTCGCCTTTTCCGGGGGACTCGACTCCAGCTTTTTACTGGGGGCCGCACGGGGAGAACTCGGCCCTGGAAACGTCCTGGCCCTCACTGCGGTCTCTCCCCTCTTCCCCCGCTGGGAACTCGAGGAGAGCCGGGCCCTGGCATCCACTCTTGGAGTTCGCCAGGTCCTGGTGGAGATCCCCTGGCTGAAAGAGCCCGGGCTGGTAGAGAACGGCCCCCGACGCTGCTATCACTGCAAACGGACCCTTTTCACCCGTTTGCTGGAGACGGCCCGGCAGAACGGAGATGCAGTCCTTGTCGACGGCTCCAACACGGACGACCTCGAAGACTACCGCCCCGGGCACGAGGCCGTTCGTGAACTGGGAGTCCGTTCCCCCCTGCTCGAAGCCGCCCTGTGCAAAGAGGAGATTCGCGCCCTCAGCCGCCGGATGGATCTCCCCACCCAAGACAAACAGCCCTTCGCCTGCCTGGCGTCCCGCTTCCCCTACGGAACCCCCCTGTCCCAAGCGGGGCTGGCCCGGGTGGAGCGCTGCGAGGACCTTCTGAGGGCGATGGGCTTCGCCAACTACCGGGTCCGCTCCCACGGCGATTCGGCCCGCATCGAGGTCTGCGCCGAGGAGATGCCCCGGCTCCTTGAGGAATCCTTGCGAGCGAAACTGGTTCGGGATTTCAAGGAAGCCGGCTTCGCCTACGTCTCGGTTGACCTGGAGGGCTACCGCACCGGGAGCATGAACGAAACCCTCGCCTGACCGCTCCGGGAAGCACGCCGGGGGGGGCCGGGCGGGATAAGAGATACACAGATGCATTGCACTGTTTTCACCTGGGAGGGGACATGCAGCGTAAGGGTGCTCTGTTTGCCGTCTGCTTCTTTGCCGGACTTCTCGGCGCCCTGGCCAACAGCCTGGCCGCCTGGCTCGCCGGAAGCTGGGGGCTGACCACCACCGCCGGGGTGGCCATGACCCCCGAACTCACCAAGACCTGGCTCTACCCGCGCCTGGTCTGGGGCGGCGTGTGGGGACTGGCCTACTTCTTCGTCGTCGCCTCCCCGCGCCACCGGCGCCGCTGGGTTCGCAAGGGCCTCTGGATCAGCCTGCTCCCCTCTGCGGTGCAACTCTACTACGTCTTCCCCTACCACACCCCCTTCGGCACCCTCGGCCTCGGCCTGGGCGCCCTCACCCCCCTCTTCGTCCTGATGTTCAACGGCATTTGGGGGTTTTTCACCGGCCTCTTCACCCGCATGATGTGGGGGCGGGGATGAAATCGCCCC encodes the following:
- the larE gene encoding ATP-dependent sacrificial sulfur transferase LarE is translated as MTGTPLAAKAQKLGTALAEMTRVAVAFSGGLDSSFLLGAARGELGPGNVLALTAVSPLFPRWELEESRALASTLGVRQVLVEIPWLKEPGLVENGPRRCYHCKRTLFTRLLETARQNGDAVLVDGSNTDDLEDYRPGHEAVRELGVRSPLLEAALCKEEIRALSRRMDLPTQDKQPFACLASRFPYGTPLSQAGLARVERCEDLLRAMGFANYRVRSHGDSARIEVCAEEMPRLLEESLRAKLVRDFKEAGFAYVSVDLEGYRTGSMNETLA
- the cysK gene encoding cysteine synthase A, whose translation is MPTTISDNSIGQVGNTPLVRLNALTEEGSATVWGKMEGTNPGGSIKDRIALAMIEQAEKDGLLKPGDTIVEPTSGNTGIGLSLVCAVKGYKLVLTMPDTMSQERRRLLGAYGAELVLTPGSQGMRGAIDAAEEIVRKKMCYLPQQFKNPANPRVHEQTTGPEILQALDGKVDAFVAGVGTGGTITGVGHVLKAHNPAVRIVAVEPADSPVLSGGDPGPHQIQGIGAGFVPDVLDTTIYGEVITVTNDEAMSTARRLAREEGIFTGISAGANIFAALKVAKDLGPGKNLVTVLCDTGERYLSTGIYD